DNA from Devosia yakushimensis:
ATGTCAATAAGGTGTCGAGCGCGGTGCAGCTGCGGTTCAACCTTTTGGCCTCCCCCAATATTCCCGAGGCGATGAAGCGGCGGGTGGCGGGGCTGGCCGGGCGCCGGCTGACCAAGGATGGCGTTTTGATCATAACGGCCAATAGCCACAGAGACCAGCCGATGAACCGCGCCGAGGCGCAGCAGCGACTGGTGGATTTGCTGGTGGCAGGGGCTCATGTGCCCAAGGCGCGGGTTGCGACGCGGCCGACGCTGGCATCCAAGCAGAGGCGGC
Protein-coding regions in this window:
- the arfB gene encoding alternative ribosome rescue aminoacyl-tRNA hydrolase ArfB, with amino-acid sequence MPDLIPITRSIAIDPSEIEENFVRSAGPGGQNVNKVSSAVQLRFNLLASPNIPEAMKRRVAGLAGRRLTKDGVLIITANSHRDQPMNRAEAQQRLVDLLVAGAHVPKARVATRPTLASKQRRLTGKAIRSTTKSLRSRRPDADGA